In a genomic window of Nodosilinea sp. E11:
- a CDS encoding fatty acid desaturase, translating to MLTNTTPVAEPSSLPSQPRQILSAEALTTLNQRSNWAGGVRFAGHLAVIVLGGWLWGTAPLGLALPALILCGAGLALMFCPMHECCHRTAFANPRLNDGAAWLAGLLSFYNSGFYRRYHKWHHRYTQIPGKDPELDDPKPTSLGNYLWQLSGIPWWMGKVRCHSRVALGQLEGMYYLPASAQGEVVRSVRLQLATYAAIVGVSTLLGNPWFLITYWVLPLAVGQPLLRFVLLAEHTGCPNDANPLINTRTTLTLWPLRWIMWNMPFHAEHHLYPSIPFAMLPAAHGQLKPYFERIDAGYVGVNRGIVAALFK from the coding sequence ATGCTTACGAATACTACACCCGTTGCTGAACCGAGTTCATTGCCCTCCCAGCCGCGTCAAATTTTATCGGCTGAAGCCCTAACAACCCTCAACCAACGCTCTAACTGGGCAGGCGGGGTTCGCTTTGCTGGTCATTTAGCCGTTATCGTCCTCGGTGGCTGGCTATGGGGCACGGCTCCCCTGGGGCTAGCGCTACCTGCCCTCATACTTTGCGGAGCGGGTCTAGCGTTAATGTTTTGCCCCATGCACGAGTGCTGCCATCGCACCGCCTTTGCCAACCCCCGCCTGAACGATGGTGCGGCCTGGCTGGCCGGGCTGCTGTCGTTCTATAACAGCGGCTTTTATCGGCGCTACCACAAGTGGCACCACCGCTACACTCAAATTCCGGGCAAAGACCCTGAGCTCGACGACCCCAAGCCCACGAGCCTCGGCAACTATCTCTGGCAGCTCAGCGGCATTCCCTGGTGGATGGGCAAAGTGCGCTGCCACAGCCGGGTGGCGCTGGGACAACTGGAAGGGATGTATTATCTGCCCGCAAGTGCCCAGGGTGAAGTCGTGCGATCGGTGCGGTTGCAGCTTGCCACCTATGCCGCCATCGTGGGGGTCTCGACGCTGCTGGGCAATCCTTGGTTTTTGATCACCTACTGGGTGCTGCCCCTGGCGGTAGGCCAACCCCTGCTACGGTTTGTGCTGTTGGCCGAGCACACCGGCTGCCCCAACGATGCCAACCCGCTGATCAATACCCGCACCACCCTCACCCTCTGGCCCTTGCGCTGGATCATGTGGAACATGCCTTTTCACGCCGAGCACCACCTGTACCCGTCGATTCCGTTTGCGATGTTGCCCGCTGCCCATGGCCAGCTCAAGCCCTACTTTGAACGGATTGATGCGGGCTACGTGGGGGTTAATCGCGGGATTGTAGCGGCTCTATTTAAATAA
- a CDS encoding GntR family transcriptional regulator yields MSTPLHISISEKLRHQIQVGEYAAGDRLPSEHQLMETFGVSRITARQAVANLVSQGLAIAYRGKGVFVTPQKKVTYSLSSPLVFLEQDMTRQGVVFSFENLEFEPILAPTEVAAILEIPTQSQVYRQKKLFRMDGAAGAVDVSYLVADLGQRFASLLEQQMTFPTLAQHGIPIDRLDGVVECTHADYDLSGYLEVPLGHALMVYRYTAYSRHQQPVLHGATISRADRFCYSLSTQAQPE; encoded by the coding sequence ATGTCTACTCCCCTGCACATCAGTATTTCGGAAAAGCTGCGCCACCAAATTCAGGTGGGGGAGTATGCGGCGGGCGATCGCCTGCCCAGTGAGCACCAGCTGATGGAAACCTTTGGCGTTAGCCGCATTACCGCTCGCCAGGCGGTAGCCAATTTGGTCAGCCAGGGGCTAGCGATCGCCTACCGAGGCAAAGGCGTCTTTGTCACGCCGCAGAAAAAGGTCACCTACTCGCTCTCTAGTCCGCTGGTGTTTCTAGAGCAAGATATGACCCGTCAGGGAGTAGTCTTCTCCTTTGAAAATTTGGAGTTTGAGCCGATTCTGGCTCCGACCGAGGTGGCGGCTATTCTAGAAATCCCAACCCAGTCTCAGGTCTATCGGCAAAAAAAGCTGTTTCGCATGGATGGAGCCGCCGGAGCGGTAGATGTTTCTTATCTGGTGGCCGATCTGGGGCAGCGATTTGCGTCACTGCTAGAGCAGCAAATGACCTTCCCTACCCTGGCCCAACATGGCATTCCCATCGACCGGCTCGATGGTGTAGTTGAGTGTACCCACGCTGACTATGACCTCAGCGGCTATCTGGAGGTCCCCCTAGGGCACGCGCTCATGGTCTACCGCTACACAGCCTACTCCCGCCATCAGCAGCCGGTGCTCCACGGGGCCACCATTTCGCGGGCCGATCGCTTCTGCTATTCGCTGAGTACCCAGGCCCAGCCGGAATGA
- a CDS encoding DICT sensory domain-containing protein, giving the protein MLEGSILKLLVDGRTEPDTTPLNYGVYYKNTLVALCHALEDCILTSNSAPLVITAFQRGKWYLQEADRYSAIADQAQQVVIMAASEAGFHDHPTSQRENVALVDLASDDPVAEEWHLIILSPDYTAMVLCQELSVADYGKAGVPEHDLERKFYGFWTFDSALVAETIELAIAHVGRYNPDLQAQLTAHLTSLKQQNPALRNDASTAVSHTVTQVVHYLQNSRNDLQGNLAYSLVDDLDQNLFSNELQAFLRMAQLVDFSDPVNPLAASEVVSLLEMMGQLLDLPAWQLQRLRLAGMLHRIAPAPDSALLDGDGPSCPLIPEVQALRLMPRMRAVAAIIAHQGECWDGSGYPAGLTGDAVPLESRMLALVAEFQRRVAAARHDQAPNADNLSIFGTVLSTCQAEAGQRWDPKLVEILELMVLGLQQGMSLPTIPTKITLGSGLLNPDIADQTSVFPASSELLPR; this is encoded by the coding sequence ATGCTGGAAGGGTCAATACTCAAGCTGTTGGTCGACGGTCGCACGGAACCAGACACCACACCGCTAAATTATGGCGTTTACTACAAAAATACTCTGGTTGCTCTCTGCCACGCCTTAGAAGACTGTATTTTAACCTCTAACTCCGCCCCTCTCGTGATTACGGCTTTTCAGCGGGGCAAATGGTATTTACAAGAAGCCGATCGCTACAGTGCGATCGCCGACCAAGCCCAGCAGGTTGTGATTATGGCCGCCTCTGAGGCCGGCTTTCACGACCACCCCACCAGCCAGCGCGAGAATGTCGCCCTAGTTGACCTGGCCAGCGACGACCCCGTGGCCGAAGAGTGGCACCTGATCATTCTCTCCCCCGACTACACCGCTATGGTGCTGTGCCAAGAGCTATCGGTGGCCGACTACGGCAAAGCCGGCGTTCCCGAGCACGACCTAGAGCGCAAGTTCTACGGATTTTGGACCTTTGACTCAGCTCTGGTAGCAGAAACTATCGAACTGGCGATCGCCCATGTCGGTCGCTACAACCCCGATCTTCAGGCCCAGCTAACTGCCCACCTGACCAGCCTCAAGCAGCAAAATCCAGCTCTCCGCAACGATGCATCAACGGCGGTTAGCCACACCGTTACCCAGGTCGTGCACTACCTGCAAAACAGCCGCAATGACCTTCAAGGCAACCTGGCCTACAGCCTGGTTGACGACCTCGACCAAAACTTGTTTTCTAACGAGCTTCAGGCCTTCTTGCGTATGGCCCAGCTGGTCGATTTTAGCGACCCAGTCAACCCCCTGGCCGCCAGCGAAGTGGTGTCTTTGCTAGAAATGATGGGCCAGCTCCTCGATCTGCCCGCCTGGCAACTCCAGCGGCTGCGGCTGGCGGGGATGCTGCACCGCATTGCCCCGGCCCCCGATTCAGCCTTGCTCGATGGGGACGGGCCCAGCTGCCCGCTGATTCCTGAGGTTCAGGCCCTGCGGCTCATGCCCCGCATGCGGGCCGTGGCCGCCATCATTGCCCACCAGGGCGAATGCTGGGACGGCAGCGGCTACCCCGCTGGACTTACCGGCGATGCCGTACCACTAGAATCGCGCATGCTGGCGCTGGTAGCCGAATTTCAGCGGCGGGTGGCCGCTGCCCGCCACGACCAAGCTCCTAACGCTGACAATCTGTCTATCTTCGGCACGGTATTGAGCACCTGCCAGGCCGAAGCCGGTCAACGGTGGGATCCTAAACTAGTCGAAATCCTAGAGCTAATGGTGCTGGGTCTCCAGCAGGGCATGAGCTTGCCCACAATACCGACTAAAATTACGTTGGGGTCGGGGCTATTGAACCCCGACATCGCCGATCAAACTTCCGTCTTCCCCGCTTCCTCTGAACTGCTCCCTCGATAG
- a CDS encoding alpha/beta fold hydrolase: protein MASPSRLTLKDFPLQCGVVLPEAEVVYQIDGELNCDRSNAILYPTSYGAQHTDVNWLVRPGGILDPSHWCVVMVNMFGNGLSTSPSTCPAVAQPGVYFTHYDNVRAQRELVDSLGIDHLALVYGWSMGAQQGYHWGAIYPERVQRLATLCGTAKTTDHNKLFLYSLRSALTSDPAWNGERFEATPDRGFHTFAQIYASWAASQAYYRAKPYLAWGYDSLEDYILRGWEAGYRQRDPHNLLAMIDTWLRCDVGDNPIYQGDYAKAMAAITAQTLVMPATTDLYFTPEDCEAEAALIANAEYRPIPSIWGHRAGNPYQNPEDEEFIRRAIADLLS, encoded by the coding sequence ATGGCCTCTCCCAGTCGGTTGACGCTCAAAGACTTTCCGCTACAGTGCGGGGTGGTGCTGCCCGAGGCCGAGGTGGTGTATCAGATCGATGGCGAGTTGAACTGCGATCGCAGCAATGCCATTCTCTACCCCACCTCCTACGGGGCGCAGCACACCGATGTCAATTGGCTGGTGCGCCCCGGCGGCATTCTCGACCCCAGCCACTGGTGCGTGGTGATGGTGAATATGTTTGGCAACGGCCTCTCGACCTCGCCCAGCACCTGCCCGGCGGTGGCCCAGCCCGGCGTTTACTTTACCCACTACGACAACGTGCGCGCCCAAAGGGAGCTCGTAGACTCCTTAGGCATTGACCACCTGGCCCTGGTCTACGGCTGGTCGATGGGAGCCCAGCAGGGCTATCACTGGGGGGCGATCTACCCTGAGCGGGTGCAGCGCCTTGCGACCCTCTGCGGCACCGCCAAAACCACCGACCACAACAAACTCTTTCTCTATAGTTTGCGGTCGGCGCTAACCAGCGACCCAGCCTGGAACGGCGAACGGTTTGAGGCTACCCCCGATCGCGGCTTTCACACCTTTGCCCAGATCTACGCCAGCTGGGCGGCCTCGCAGGCCTACTACCGGGCTAAGCCCTACCTGGCCTGGGGCTACGACTCGCTCGAAGATTACATTTTGCGCGGTTGGGAGGCGGGTTACCGCCAGCGCGACCCCCACAACCTGCTGGCGATGATCGACACCTGGCTGCGCTGCGACGTGGGCGACAATCCTATTTACCAGGGCGATTATGCCAAGGCCATGGCGGCAATTACGGCCCAAACCCTAGTTATGCCCGCCACCACTGACCTCTATTTCACCCCCGAAGACTGCGAGGCCGAGGCGGCGCTGATCGCCAACGCCGAATATCGCCCGATTCCCTCAATCTGGGGCCATCGGGCGGGCAACCCTTATCAAAACCCCGAGGATGAGGAATTTATTCGCAGAGCGATCGCAGACCTGCTGAGCTAG
- a CDS encoding pentapeptide repeat-containing protein has product MDIAALRAGKLRHLAGADLEDEDLSGADLAGVHLAGASLMGADLNRASLAKAHLEGANLMGASLVGSDLRANLWGANLMQCDLTGADLRGANLRGANLMGSRLSGVSLAGAFLSGCNLMGVNLQGVDLRGADLRGANLSDTNLKGADLSQTDLQGARLDNANLEEADLRQANLSGASLGGANLLCADLSSTQLDGVSLTGACLIGTCLDN; this is encoded by the coding sequence ATAGATATTGCCGCCCTGCGAGCGGGAAAACTCCGTCATCTCGCCGGAGCTGACCTCGAAGATGAAGACCTCTCTGGCGCTGATTTGGCCGGCGTCCACCTCGCTGGAGCCAGCCTGATGGGGGCCGATCTCAACCGCGCCTCGCTGGCTAAGGCTCACCTAGAGGGGGCTAACCTGATGGGAGCCAGCCTGGTGGGCAGCGACCTGCGGGCCAACCTGTGGGGGGCTAACCTCATGCAGTGCGATCTCACCGGGGCCGACCTGCGCGGGGCCAACCTGCGCGGGGCCAACCTCATGGGGTCACGGCTGAGCGGCGTCAGTCTGGCGGGAGCGTTTTTGAGCGGCTGCAATCTGATGGGGGTCAACCTGCAAGGGGTAGACCTGCGCGGGGCCGATCTGCGCGGCGCTAACCTCAGCGATACCAACCTCAAGGGGGCCGACCTGTCGCAGACCGATTTGCAGGGGGCCAGGCTCGACAATGCCAATCTCGAAGAAGCCGATCTGCGGCAGGCCAACCTGTCGGGAGCCTCGCTGGGAGGTGCCAACCTGCTCTGCGCCGACCTGAGCAGCACTCAACTCGACGGCGTTAGCCTCACAGGCGCTTGCCTGATTGGCACTTGCCTAGACAACTAA